Part of the Ficedula albicollis isolate OC2 chromosome 6, FicAlb1.5, whole genome shotgun sequence genome is shown below.
CTGGATGGGATTGACTATGATGACTTCAGTTTTGGCTCCCACATGATGGAGCAGAAGGAGCCCCTGATGGAGACAGGTAAGGGCCCCTCTGGCTGTACCCTTCCAGGGGtccccagctgcagtggagTTTCCCAGCAGGTTGACTCATGCCTCTTAGTTCCCAGAAGCACCACAGGCTTTGTCCTTACTGGTCCCACTGTGGGCTGGCTGGGAATCCCTGCCCCGTGCCACCAGGATGGGGCTCGTTCTGtctggccctgctgctcagTCTACCAGGGACTGTCAGGCTGGGCTGTGACCTCCCGGGGGTCCCTGTTCCCCAAGTGATAGAGCATCCTCTGgcccttccctcctcttcctgctaCTCTGACTGCTGTTCCCTgggctgtgacagcacagggtTTGGGGGCTCTGAGGACCCCCATGGGACAGCCAGGGGTCACATCACTTTCAGTGCTGTCCCTGTATCTCCAGCATCCTTAGTGAGGACATGCACTTTGGTTTTCCCATGTTTCTCATTGGTacctctcctttctcttctccagtgGAAGGTCCCTACCTTGTCATTATTGAGCAGCCAAAGCAGGTAAGGACGTCACCCAGGTAAGGACAGGTGTagctgtcacctcctgctctcATGGCATCAGGCTTTGGCCACCCTTGGCTGACCTGTTCTTTGCCTCCACAGCGGGGTTTCCGATTTCGGTATGGCTGCGAGGGCCCTTCCCATGGGGGGCTGCCGGGAGCATCCAGTGAGAAGGGGCGCAAGACCTATCCCACTGTCAAGGTGAGTGCTGCCgtgggcaggggatggagcagtgTCTTCAGCCAGGAGTGCATGAGCGTCAGGAGGGAGCCTTGAAGGAAGGACAGGACGTTTTTAGTAAGCTCTCATGTGTCTCCTGGTGCTGGAGGTGTGGGAGGGCTGCGGCAGGAGGGGTGGTGGCCACGGGGAGGGATAACAGGGATTTGTAGAGAGTCCTTCAGGCTCCTGGCTTATTGTACCTGACCCAGCTCCTTCTTCCCTGCAGATCTGCAACTACACAGGGGTGGCCCGGATCGAGGTAGACCTGGTGACACACAGTGACCCTCCCCGGGTACATGCCCACAGCCTGGTGGGCAAGCAGTGCAATGAGGCTGGCAACTGTGTCACCATCGTGGGACCCAAGGACATGACTGCTCAGTAGGTGCAAAGGCGACCCAGGGTGGCCTCTTGCCTATGTGAGGTGGCTGTGGGTTCTGCCTGCAGCTTATGAGACGGGGAGAGGATGGGGTTAGTGCACCCTGGAGCTGGGTTTGCTGGATGAGGTTAGGCGTGTGTTTAGACAAATTTGTTGTTACAACTCTGTCCCCTGGGCATTTTCCTGTCTCTGGGTTTTGACATATGCAGCTTATTTTGAGCTTCTGTCCTTGAAGGTTGCAGATGACTTTTGAAGTTAGCCTGAGTCACAGGGTTATTCTGCAACTGCTGCAGTTGCTCTTACATATCCATCTCTGGCTCAGCTCAGTACCATTTGCTCAGTACCTCTGGCCTTCAGTCCTCCTGATCTTGTCTTTGACAGCCCTTTGGACTTGTCAcctgtgggagcccagagttTCTGGGgctcctttcctcttctctgtggtTACTCTTCTGCCATACACACCCTGATGCCCTGCTGCCTGAGTGGCACCACTCTGTGCTCAGGTCTTTCCCAGGTGCAGGAGTATGTGCCCATTTGGGCTTGCTGCCCCTGGCCTTGATGCTCCCAGATCCCAGCAGGTTCCCTCTTCTCCAGGTTCAGCAACCTGGGTGTGCTGCATGTCACCAAGAAGAACATGATGGAGATcatgaaggaaaagctgaagcagcagaagatGCGCAACAGAAGCCAACTACTGACAGGTGAGGGCAGCCTGGGGACTCGGTGGGCCCCAGCACCACGGGCTgacagctgcaggctgggcttagtgtggggctggggtgggtaGGAAAGGGACCTGGAGCACTGTCCCCCCATACAGCCTGACAGTTTgtccccctgctctgcagaagtgGAGCTGCGTGAGATCGAGCAGGAGGCGAAGGAGCTGAAGAAGGTGATGGACCTGAGCATTGTGCGGCTGCGCTTCACCGCCTACCTCCGCGACAGCAGCGGGAACTTCACACTGGCCCTCCAGCCTGTCATCTCGGACCCCATCCACGACAGCAGTGAGTGTGGGGCCAGTCTGGGaaagggatggggcaggagggggaagaaCTTCTGCACAGTGACTCCCAACACCTCTTGCTCTGCAGAGTCCCCTGGAGCTTCCAACCTGAAGATCTCACGGATGGATAAGACAGCAGGCTCTGTGCGGGGAGGAGATGAAGTCTACTTGCTGTGTGATAAAGTTCAGAAAGGTAAAAGCCATTCTCTCCAGACAAAATCTtctggaggggctgtggcaAGAGAAATCTGGGGCCCCTGGGTACTCAGGGGTCTGTGTCCTTGGAGCCTGTTTGGGGCAAGGAGACAGGTGGTGCCAGTGCCACTTCTCTCCCCAGATGACATTGAGGTGCGTTTCTACGAGGATGATGAGAACGGCTGGCAGGCCTTTGGGGACTTTTCTCCTACAGATGTGCACAAGCAGGTACAGGGGAGGTGGGGagtgtcctgctctgcttccaggcAGATGAATGCCCTGTGGGTTGAGGTGGCCCCAGCTCCAGAGATGAGCAGAACCTCATGTCCATAATGTCCTCCCGCAGTACGCCATTGTCTTCCGCACACCCCCCTACCACAAGCCCAAGATCGACCGTCCTGTCACCGTCTTCCTGCAGCTGAAGCGGAAGCGGGGAGGGGACGTCAGTGACCCCAAGCAGTTCACCTACTACCCGGTGGTGGAAGGTGAGCACCACCCAGGCGGGCTGGCatgtgccctgctgctggggctgcctctcaccctgctgcccctctctACCCGCAGACAAGGAAGAAGTGGAGAGGAAGCGCAAGAAAgtcctgcctcagtttcctcagCACTTCGGCGGTGGCTCTCACATGGGGGGAGCCGGcggtggggctgggggctttGGCTCTGGAGGAGGTGAGTGGCAGTgcctcttccccctcctctctcaGGTGGCTGAGGTCTGGCCCTGGGTGCTCCCTTTTGCTCACCCATCCTCTGCCTTGCCCCACAGGTGGGAACCTCAGCTTCCCATACTCCCCCGGGCTGACCTACAGTAGCATCTACTCATCTGGCCCCCACCCAGTGGGGAGCTACCAGGGGGGTGTGCAGATGAAGGGCTCCGAGGCAGAGGGGCCTAGGAGCGACAGGCAGGCACCTGCAGAAGAGAGCACGTActgcaaggagctgcagaagcacGGTAGGAAGGGCTGAGCttgagggagggctggggcacATCCTCAGGAGAGGAGGCTTGGACTGGGGaccttttggggttttgtggtgCTCTCCAACCTGGTGGATGCAGAAGGGTGgatgaggctgctgctcctggaggtgACATCCTGCtttgcccccagcccagctgtgccagctgtggatGCTGGCGCTAGCCCGTCGCAATGCCCATGCCCTGCTCGACTACTCGGTCACCGCCGACCCCCGCATGCTGCTGGCAGTCCAGAGGCACCTGGCAGCGTCACAGGACGAGAACGGAGACACGTGAGCACACGAGGGGTTTGAAGGGAGAGCATGGGGCCTTGTTATCTGCCAGAGCCATTTCAGGGGctctgagggcagcaggagtATCTGGAGAAGCGTGGAGCTGAGCTAGGGGCCATCCCTCTCTCTGCAGGCCTTTGCACCTCGCTATTATCCATGAACAGACAGCTGTGATCAAGCAGCTGATCGACATCATTGCTAGCATCCCCAGCCAGCAGATCATCAACATCTCCAATAACCTGCAACAGGTACGTGATTTTCAGAGCAGCCAGTTCTCTTCTACCTGGGAGTAGTTCCTCATTCCTATTTTCCAACCCTGGGGGCTCCTGTAGCTGCTCCCGCTGAGGGGAGGCTACAGATCTGAACAAGTTGCAGCTACTGGAGAGCATGGTGGTGCAGGACTTGGCTCCTCTTGTGAGCACTGCTGAGgatgtgctgctgtcctgcagacACCACTGCATCTGGCAGTCATCACCAAGCAGCCCCAAGTggtccagctcctgctgcaagCCCGTGCCGACCCAACCTTGCTGGACCGCTACGGCAATTCCCTGCTGCACCTGGCACTCCAGGCTGGCGATGAAGAGATGCTGAGGACGCTGctggctcacctgggctcagctgccccTTACCTGCTCCGCCTGCCCAATTTCCATGGTGAGTGTGGCTCAAGGACGATGGGCAGGACCCCAGTGGGCTTGGCCAGAAGGCTGCTGAGCCTGTCCCCATCTTGCAGGCCTCCTGCCTGTGCATTTGGCTGTGAAGGCAAAGAGCTTGGCTTGCCTGGACCTGCTGGTCAGGACGGGAGCAGATGTGAATGCAGTGGAGAGGCAAAGTGGAAGGACCCCACTGCACCTGGCTGTGGAGATGGAGAACCTGAACATGGCCACCCACCTGGTGAAGAAGGTATGGAGCGGCTGGTGTAGTGGTGGCTGTGGGAAAGGGATGGGTTGCAGCCTCCTACAGGCTCCTGGCGCAAGTGGGGGCTCCCCTGAAGCCTTGGGGTGACGGAGTGTAGGAGGAGCAGTTATCTGCCAGAGCCATTTCAGGGGctctgagggcagcaggagtATCTGGAGAAGCGTGGAGCTGAGCTAGGGGCCATCCCTCTCTCTGCAGGCCTTTGCACCTCGCTATTATCCATGAACAGACAGCTGTGATCAAGCAGCTGATCGACATCATTGCTAGCATCCCCAGCCAGCAGATCATCAACATCTCCAATAACCTGCAACAGGTACGTGATTTTCAGAGCAGCCAGTTCTCTTCTACCTGGGAGTAGTTCCTCATTCCTATTTTCCAACCCTGGGGGCTCCTGTAGCTGCTCCCGCTGAGGGGAGGCTACAGATCTGAACAAGTTGCAGCTACTGGAGAGCATGGTGGTGCAGGACTTGGCTCCTCTTGTGAGCACTGCTGAGgatgtgctgctgtcctgcagacACCACTGCATCTGGCAGTCATCACCAAGCAGCCCCAAGTggtccagctcctgctgcaagCCCGTGCCGACCCAACCTTGCTGGACCGCTACGGCAATTCCCTGCTGCACCTGGCACTCCAGGCTGGCGATGAAGAGATGCTGAGGACGCTGctggctcacctgggctcagctgccccTTACCTGCTCCGCCTGCCCAATTTCCATGGTGAGTGTGGCTCAAGGACGATGGGCAGGACCCCAGTGGGCTTGGCCAGAAGGCTGCTGAGCCTGTCCCCATCTTGCAGGCCTCCTGCCTGTGCATTTGGCTGTGAAGGCAAAGAGCTTGGCTTGCCTGGACCTGCTGGTCAGGACGGGAGCAGATGTGAATGCAGTGGAGAGGCAAAGTGGAAGGACCCCACTGCACCTGGCTGTGGAGATGGAGAACCTGAACATGGCCACCCACCTGGTGAAGAAGGTATGGAGCGGCTGGTGTAGTGGTGGCTGTGGGAAAGGGATGGGTTGCAGCCTCCTACAGGCTCCTGGCGCAAGTGGGGGCTCCCCTGAAGCCTTGGGGTGACGGAGTGTAGGAGGAGCAGTGGCCAGGCAGCCCATCCTCATGGCCTCACACCTTTCTTAGCTGGGAGCAGACATCAACAGCCGGACTTTCGCTGGGAACACCCCCCTGCACCTGGCTGCTGGCCTGGGCTCCCCCACCCTCACCAAACTGCTCCTTAAAGCTGGTAAGACActgcccttcctccttccctccccgtggctctggctgcctgtgctgagtGGTGCCAGGCACAAGGTCAGACCTGTGGGCCTGGCTCATGCCATCCTTTCCCACAGGGGCAGATGTTTTGTGTGAGAATGACGAGCCCATGAGCCTATCTTCGTCAGAAGCCAGTAGTGACACAGACACCGaccctgaggagcaggagctggccaTGGATCTGGGAGAGCCAGCCCcggctgcagagcacagctccaaTTCCAAGCTCTCCACACAGGGGCActggcaggcagggcacaggcagcgCCAATTCCAAGCTCTCCACACAGGggccctggcaggcagggcacaggcagcgCCGCTGCCACACGTCCCTGGACCTGACTCGGAGCCAGAAGGTGTGTGCCACAGCGGGACAAGCTCACTGGGAGCGTTCCTGTGCAGGCCACGGCATGCGTGGGGCACAGTGCCAGGAGATGCTCCTGCGAGGATGCCTGTGCTCCTCTGTGTCCTCCAGAGACCCAAGGTGTGAGGAGGCAATGGGGGATCTGGGCAGTGCTTTGGAAGCCTGATATCCATGTCTGTCTGCAGGTGCGGGAGATCCTGCTGCAGGCCTCCCAGCAGGGGCCCGAGGCAGAACTGCCCACTGCCCCCCAGCCAGGTGAGCAGCCGCTTCCCCCCCATCCCCCCAGCTCAACAGCACCGTGCCTGGGCAGGGTAACCCCCTCCCGGGGCAAGGATGGGCAGCCTGTGATGGGGGCacctgctgcacacagggaaGGTGCTGTCACTGGACAATGAggcactgcaggggctggagcagctgctgaaccAGGACTGCAGTGGGTCAGACTGGATCGAGCTGGCCAAGcgcctggggctgtgcagcctggtGGAGACCTACAAGGACACGCCCTCGCCCAGTGCCAGCCTCCTGCGCAGTTACGAGGTCAGTGCCCGCGTGGGGTGCCTCTGTCCCCCTGCCTGTCTGGCCATCCGCCCTGCTCACTGCCCTCTCTCCGCAGCTGGCAGGTGGCAGCCTGGGAGGACTGCTGGAGGCACTGGACTCCATGGGGCTCCACAACGCTGTGAGGATGCTCCACAAAACCGAGGCACTGGATAAGCTGCAAAGCACAGGTACAGACAgtgagggctggggctggggacagggagtgTCTCTGCTGCCCCCCTGTTGCCCCATGGCTAAGAGCACCCGGGGAttgctttgcagagctgaaggaaGACAGTGCCTACGGCAGTGAGTCggtggaggaggagcaggcgCCCACACTAGCCCTGAAGCCAGGAGGTGAGCTGccccccagccagcagccacagaCACTAGCCCTGAAGCCAGGGGGTGAGCTGccccccagccagcagccacaggtGCACTGAGgagccagccagcagcccctgtgaccacacagggagctgcactGCCCTCTGCCTTGCCCACACAAGTGCCTTCTGGACTTGGGGTCCGGCTGCCTGGACTCAGGGGGATGGGATGCAGCTGGCTCCTGCCCGTCTCTGCTCTTATTTAATGGTCCCTCTTCTGAATAAAAGGACACAGGTTCCATTAGTCTTTGCCCTCcctctctccagccccagccGTGAGCTGGGCACTAACCCTCCTGAACCCTGCCTGGGTTTGGAAGCCTGGCAGCAAGGAAacagctgccagcccctcctcagcatccctcggtgctggggctgtgcccagccatgGGGAAGAAACCACAGTGCACCCAAGAAGTGAAGAGCAAGTTTTACTTCAGTAACTGAGAGAAGAAGCTGTACAAAGGTTTTTTTAACCCCCCACCCCCCCTAGCCACGTGGGGCaagggtggatttttttttttttttttttttttgaaatagcccccccccccccccccccccccccccccccccccccccccccccccccccccccccccccccccccccccccccccccccccccccccccccccccccccccccccccccccccccccccccccccccccccccccccccccccccccccccccccccccccccccccccccccccccccccccccccccccccccccccccccccccccccccccccccccccccccccccccccccccccccccccccccccccccccccccccccccccccccccccccccccccccccccccccccccccccccccccccccccccccccccccccccccccccccccccccccccccccccccccccccccccccccccccccccccccccccccttttttttttttttttttttttgcaatagaCTCAAAAGAGCAGAATAAAAAGTTTTGACACATTCGCAAAGTCAGTGCTGAAACCAGCCAGGTCCCAGGCGGCTGAGAACTGCATGTGTGTGCCAGCCTCTGGTCACAGCCCTTCACTGTGCCTGGATCCCTTTCTGGACaatcctgcagctgtgctccatcactTGCCCCTTGCTCTGGAGAAGCATCCTAGAGCCCACTCTGGAGCCGTGAGGGCTGCCCCAGTCTGCCCCTCACCTTGGCAGGGAGGGGGCCTGTTGCTGAGGAAGGGGctgcaccactgctgctgcagcacgaggactgcagcactgcagatcaGACTTTGCTGGCAGCCTCTGAGGCCCCAGCCATGCATTGGAAAGgagatgggaagaaaagctcgctccagcctgtgctggacCCATAGGGCAGAGGGACCCCATATCAACCCTGGCTCCAGGGGTCACCACCCCACAGGGAGTACTTACACACTGCTGCCCACCGTGCCCTGGGCACGATGCTCACATCCAGGTTGCTGCAAACAGGGCCAGTCCAAGCTGCCAGCAGTGGGGGATGGAAAATGGGGGTCATGAAGCACCGGTGCATCAGCCTCCCATGCAGCCACACATGCAGCAATGGGTGCTGCCATCTCAAGGCTGCCTCCTTGGTACTGGCAGCCACAGGGCTGTCTCCCCGAGGGTTGCTGGTGCTGAagtggagctggggagcagacagcagcagtaTACACAGTAGCCCACGCTCAGCTTGCTGCAGGGCGGGGGTGTGGGGAGCTGGATTGCCCCCTGCGTCCTTTTAAAAACCTCTTTCCCCCAGAGTGCAGTGCCTACAAGATATGGctgggtttgtgggtttgttttttttaaacagttcccaaaaagcatcaaaagtagccccccaaaaaaacctccctgGTGGTCAGCTCAATCTGGTACTAAAAAGTGCAAAACTGTATCACAAAAATTGTTCAAAAGTTGTAAGAAAGCAGGGAGGGTGCGGAGGTGATTgaggtggcaggg
Proteins encoded:
- the NFKB2 gene encoding nuclear factor NF-kappa-B p100 subunit encodes the protein MLGLDGLLRPASSSPAGGRPRADMDEQFQPCLDGIDYDDFSFGSHMMEQKEPLMETVEGPYLVIIEQPKQRGFRFRYGCEGPSHGGLPGASSEKGRKTYPTVKICNYTGVARIEVDLVTHSDPPRVHAHSLVGKQCNEAGNCVTIVGPKDMTAQFSNLGVLHVTKKNMMEIMKEKLKQQKMRNRSQLLTEVELREIEQEAKELKKVMDLSIVRLRFTAYLRDSSGNFTLALQPVISDPIHDSKSPGASNLKISRMDKTAGSVRGGDEVYLLCDKVQKDDIEVRFYEDDENGWQAFGDFSPTDVHKQYAIVFRTPPYHKPKIDRPVTVFLQLKRKRGGDVSDPKQFTYYPVVEDKEEVERKRKKVLPQFPQHFGGGSHMGGAGGGAGGFGSGGGGNLSFPYSPGLTYSSIYSSGPHPVGSYQGGVQMKGSEAEGPRSDRQAPAEESTYCKELQKHAQLCQLWMLALARRNAHALLDYSVTADPRMLLAVQRHLAASQDENGDTPLHLAIIHEQTAVIKQLIDIIASIPSQQIINISNNLQQTPLHLAVITKQPQVVQLLLQARADPTLLDRYGNSLLHLALQAGDEEMLRTLLAHLGSAAPYLLRLPNFHGLLPVHLAVKAKSLACLDLLVRTGADVNAVERQSGRTPLHLAVEMENLNMATHLVKKLGADINSRTFAGNTPLHLAAGLGSPTLTKLLLKAGADVLCENDEPMSLSSSEASSDTDTDPEEQELAMDLGEPAPAAEHSSNSKLSTQGHWQAGHRQRRCHTSLDLTRSQKVREILLQASQQGPEAELPTAPQPGKVLSLDNEALQGLEQLLNQDCSGSDWIELAKRLGLCSLVETYKDTPSPSASLLRSYELAGGSLGGLLEALDSMGLHNAVRMLHKTEALDKLQSTELKEDSAYGSESVEEEQAPTLALKPGGELPPSQQPQTLALKPGGELPPSQQPQVH